Proteins encoded by one window of Primulina huaijiensis isolate GDHJ02 chromosome 1, ASM1229523v2, whole genome shotgun sequence:
- the LOC140974201 gene encoding nicotinate phosphoribosyltransferase 2-like isoform X2 — protein sequence MYRQGTSSSIDGRYLQVSTSLNKRDWTPNLTKEREFSFVLYDSVLLICPHCSHLCVCTLHHIYVSINLYNTTQSQEIMAGAAPVAVVVANGVGKEERQSGSIDGPTNPMVTPLLTDLYQFTMAYAYWKGGKHNERAVFDLYFRKNPFGGEYTVFAGLEECIKLIANFKFTEDEIAFVQSSLPSTCEVGFYDYLRRIDCSDVEIYAFSEGCVVFPRMPLMRVEGPVAVVQLLETPLLNLVNYASLVATNAARHRFVAGKSKLLLEFGLRRSQGPDGGIGASKYCYMGGFDATSNVAAGKLFGIPLRGTHSHAFVSSFLSFDEITKKSLHSSDGSNVCEDFVSLVHSWLRKLKFSDLLDSIFGETNQSELAAFISYALAFPRNFLALVDTYDVMRSGIPNFCAVALALDELGYKAIGIRLDSGDLAYQSCEARNFFRVIEKEFGVWDFGKMSITASNDLNEETLDALNKQGHEVDAFGIGTHLVTCYAQPALGVVFKLVEINNQPRIKLSEDVSKVSIPCKKRCYRLYGKEGYPLVDIMTGENEPPPKVGERILCRHPFNESKRAYVVPQHVEELMKCFWPGKDREELPPIKSIRERCIKQLDQMRPDHMRRLNPTPYKVSVSAKLYDFIHFLWLNEAPVGELQ from the exons ATGTACAGACAAGGCACTTCCAGCAGCATAGACGGCCGTTATTTACAAGTTTCGACATCTCTAAACAAGAGAGACTGGACCCCAAATTTAACCAAAGAGAGAgagttttcttttgttttatacGATTCAGTCCTATTAATCTGCCCCCACTGTTCTCATCTTTGTGTTTGTACGCTACACCACATATACGTaagtattaatttatataatacaaCGCAGTCTCAAGAAATTATGGCGGGGGCGGCGCCGGTGGCGGTGGTGGTGGCGAATGGCGTCGGGAAAGAGGAGAGACAGTCCGGAAGCATCGACGGGCCTACCAATCCCATGGTGACGCCGCTACTGACGGATCTTTATCAGTTTACGATGGCCTATGCGTATTGGAAAGGAGGCAAGCACAACGAACGGGCAGT GTTTGACTTGTATTTTCGGAAGAATCCTTTTGGTGGTGAATATACAGTTTTTGCTGGTCTAGAAGAGTGCATAAAGCTAAttgctaattttaaatttactgAAGATGAGATTGCCTTTGTCCAATCATCTTTGCCTTCAACATGTGAG GTTGGCTTCTATGACTATCTGAGGAGAATAGATTGTTCAGATGTGGAGATATATGCTTTTTCTGAAGGTTGTGTTGTGTTTCCAAGGATGCCATTGATGAGAGTTGAAGGACCAGTAGCA GTGGTTCAACTGCTTGAAACCCCACTTTTAAACCTAGTAAATTATGCATCTTTAGTAGCTACAAATGCTGCAAGGCATCGCTTTGTTGCTGGAAAGTCCAAACTACTTCTTGAATTTGGGCTGCGACGATCACAG GGACCTGATGGCGGTATAGGTGCCTCAAAGTACTGTTACATGGGTGGATTTGATGCGACAAG CAATGTTGCTGCTGGGAAATTATTTGGAATACCACTTCGTGGAACACATTCCCATGCATTTGTCAGCTCTTTTCTG AGCTTTGATGAGATCACCAAGAAGTCACTTCATAGTTCTGATGGCTCAAATGTTTGTGAAGATTTTGTTAGTTTGGTGCACTCTTGGTTAAGAAAATTGAAG TTTTCAGATTTATTGGACAGTATTTTTGGCGAAACAAATCAAAGTGAGCTGGCTGCTTTCATCTCGTATGCTCTTGCCTTTCCAAGAAACTTTTTGGCCCTTGTCGACACGTATGAC GTAATGAGAAGTGGCATTCCTAATTTTTGTGCAGTGGCTCTAGCTCTAGACGAATTGGG GTATAAAGCAATAGGAATCAGACTTGACTCCGGTGATCTTGCCTATCAGTCATGTGAGGCTCGAAATTTTTTTCGGGTGATTGAGAAGGAATTTGGAGTCTGGGATTTCGGAAAGATGAGCATCACTGCTAGCAATGACCTCAATGAAGAAACTTTAGATGCTTTAAACAAACAG GGTCATGAAGTTGATGCGTTTGGAATTGGGACTCATTTGGTTACGTGTTATGCTCAACCTGCCTTAGGTGTTGTTTTCAAACTGGTCGAAATAAACAACCAGCCCCGTATAAAACTTTCTGAAGATGTCTCAAAG GTCTCCATTCCATGCAAAAAAAGATGTTACAGATTATATGGGAAGGAAGGGTACCCTCTTGTGGATATTATGACCGGGGAAAATGAACCACCTCCCAAG GTAGGTGAAAGAATTTTGTGTCGCCATCCGTTCAATGAATCCAAAAGAGCATATGTGGTGCCACAGCACGTTGAGGAGCTTATGAAATGTTTTTGGCCCG GAAAAGATAGAGAAGAGTTACCGCCCATAAAATCTATCAGAGAACGATGCATTAAACAACTGGATCAGATGCGACCCGACCACATGAGAAGGTTGAACCCAACACCTTACAAG GTTAGTGTCAGTGcaaaattatatgatttcatTCATTTCTTGTGGCTCAATGAAGCACCAGTTGGAGAGCTGCAGTGA
- the LOC140974201 gene encoding nicotinate phosphoribosyltransferase 2-like isoform X1: MYRQGTSSSIDGRYLQVSTSLNKRDWTPNLTKEREFSFVLYDSVLLICPHCSHLCVCTLHHIYVSINLYNTTQSQEIMAGAAPVAVVVANGVGKEERQSGSIDGPTNPMVTPLLTDLYQFTMAYAYWKGGKHNERAVFDLYFRKNPFGGEYTVFAGLEECIKLIANFKFTEDEIAFVQSSLPSTCEVGFYDYLRRIDCSDVEIYAFSEGCVVFPRMPLMRVEGPVAVVQLLETPLLNLVNYASLVATNAARHRFVAGKSKLLLEFGLRRSQGPDGGIGASKYCYMGGFDATSNVAAGKLFGIPLRGTHSHAFVSSFLSFDEITKKSLHSSDGSNVCEDFVSLVHSWLRKLKFSDLLDSIFGETNQSELAAFISYALAFPRNFLALVDTYDVMRSGIPNFCAVALALDELGYKAIGIRLDSGDLAYQSCEARNFFRVIEKEFGVWDFGKMSITASNDLNEETLDALNKQGHEVDAFGIGTHLVTCYAQPALGVVFKLVEINNQPRIKLSEDVSKVSIPCKKRCYRLYGKEGYPLVDIMTGENEPPPKVGERILCRHPFNESKRAYVVPQHVEELMKCFWPGKSGKDREELPPIKSIRERCIKQLDQMRPDHMRRLNPTPYKVSVSAKLYDFIHFLWLNEAPVGELQ, translated from the exons ATGTACAGACAAGGCACTTCCAGCAGCATAGACGGCCGTTATTTACAAGTTTCGACATCTCTAAACAAGAGAGACTGGACCCCAAATTTAACCAAAGAGAGAgagttttcttttgttttatacGATTCAGTCCTATTAATCTGCCCCCACTGTTCTCATCTTTGTGTTTGTACGCTACACCACATATACGTaagtattaatttatataatacaaCGCAGTCTCAAGAAATTATGGCGGGGGCGGCGCCGGTGGCGGTGGTGGTGGCGAATGGCGTCGGGAAAGAGGAGAGACAGTCCGGAAGCATCGACGGGCCTACCAATCCCATGGTGACGCCGCTACTGACGGATCTTTATCAGTTTACGATGGCCTATGCGTATTGGAAAGGAGGCAAGCACAACGAACGGGCAGT GTTTGACTTGTATTTTCGGAAGAATCCTTTTGGTGGTGAATATACAGTTTTTGCTGGTCTAGAAGAGTGCATAAAGCTAAttgctaattttaaatttactgAAGATGAGATTGCCTTTGTCCAATCATCTTTGCCTTCAACATGTGAG GTTGGCTTCTATGACTATCTGAGGAGAATAGATTGTTCAGATGTGGAGATATATGCTTTTTCTGAAGGTTGTGTTGTGTTTCCAAGGATGCCATTGATGAGAGTTGAAGGACCAGTAGCA GTGGTTCAACTGCTTGAAACCCCACTTTTAAACCTAGTAAATTATGCATCTTTAGTAGCTACAAATGCTGCAAGGCATCGCTTTGTTGCTGGAAAGTCCAAACTACTTCTTGAATTTGGGCTGCGACGATCACAG GGACCTGATGGCGGTATAGGTGCCTCAAAGTACTGTTACATGGGTGGATTTGATGCGACAAG CAATGTTGCTGCTGGGAAATTATTTGGAATACCACTTCGTGGAACACATTCCCATGCATTTGTCAGCTCTTTTCTG AGCTTTGATGAGATCACCAAGAAGTCACTTCATAGTTCTGATGGCTCAAATGTTTGTGAAGATTTTGTTAGTTTGGTGCACTCTTGGTTAAGAAAATTGAAG TTTTCAGATTTATTGGACAGTATTTTTGGCGAAACAAATCAAAGTGAGCTGGCTGCTTTCATCTCGTATGCTCTTGCCTTTCCAAGAAACTTTTTGGCCCTTGTCGACACGTATGAC GTAATGAGAAGTGGCATTCCTAATTTTTGTGCAGTGGCTCTAGCTCTAGACGAATTGGG GTATAAAGCAATAGGAATCAGACTTGACTCCGGTGATCTTGCCTATCAGTCATGTGAGGCTCGAAATTTTTTTCGGGTGATTGAGAAGGAATTTGGAGTCTGGGATTTCGGAAAGATGAGCATCACTGCTAGCAATGACCTCAATGAAGAAACTTTAGATGCTTTAAACAAACAG GGTCATGAAGTTGATGCGTTTGGAATTGGGACTCATTTGGTTACGTGTTATGCTCAACCTGCCTTAGGTGTTGTTTTCAAACTGGTCGAAATAAACAACCAGCCCCGTATAAAACTTTCTGAAGATGTCTCAAAG GTCTCCATTCCATGCAAAAAAAGATGTTACAGATTATATGGGAAGGAAGGGTACCCTCTTGTGGATATTATGACCGGGGAAAATGAACCACCTCCCAAG GTAGGTGAAAGAATTTTGTGTCGCCATCCGTTCAATGAATCCAAAAGAGCATATGTGGTGCCACAGCACGTTGAGGAGCTTATGAAATGTTTTTGGCCCGGTAAATCAG GAAAAGATAGAGAAGAGTTACCGCCCATAAAATCTATCAGAGAACGATGCATTAAACAACTGGATCAGATGCGACCCGACCACATGAGAAGGTTGAACCCAACACCTTACAAG GTTAGTGTCAGTGcaaaattatatgatttcatTCATTTCTTGTGGCTCAATGAAGCACCAGTTGGAGAGCTGCAGTGA